In Pikeienuella piscinae, the sequence GCCGCCTCGTCCAGCATCGCGCCCTCTTCGGTGACGGACCGGATCAGAACAAGCGCCCCTTCGCGTGCGGAAAGGCCGCTCACCCCCAGGGTCCGCGCGCCGGGCGGGTGGCCGGCGACGTACGGCGGCCGAGGCTACGTCCGGCCATCTCCTCCAGCGCCTTGATCCTGTTTTCAGGGTTGGGGTGGGTGGAGAATAACTTGTCCGCCCCGCGCCCGGTCAGCGGGTTCATGATGAAGAGATGCGCGCTCGACGGGTTCCGCTCCGCGCTCGGCATCTCGATCCGCCCGGCGACTCCGGCGATCTTCGAGAGCGCGGAGGCGAGCGCGAGCGGGGCGCCGCAAATTTCGGCTCCGGCGCGATCGGCTGCGTATTCGCGGGTGCGCGATATCGTCATCTGCACCACGCTCGCTGCGATCGGCGCGAGAATCATCACCAGAAGCGCGCCGATCAACCCGCCGGCGCCGCGATTGTCGCGAAAGAAGAAGGCGAATTGCGCCAAGAAACCGATCGCACCGGCGATGGTCGCGGCGACGGTCATGATCAGCGTATCGCGATTGCGGATATGCGCCAGTTCATGCGCCATCACCCCGGCCAGTTCATCTTCCGACAGCATCCTGATCAGACCGGTGGTGGCGGCGACGGCGGCGGTCTCCGGGCTTCGGCCGGTGGCGAAGGCGTTCGGCTGCTCGGAATGAATGATGTATATTTTCGGCGTCGGTAGCCCGGCGTTCCGCGCCAACTGCTCGACCATCCCATATAGCGCCGGCGCGCCGGCGCGCGTCACGGGCTCCGCGTTGTGCATACGCAGCGCCATCTTGTCGGAGTTCCACCACGCCCAGCCGTTCATCGCCAGCGCGACGAGAAACGCGACCAGCGCGCCCCCCGCGCCGCCGAGAAGATACCCGACGGCGAGAAAGAGGCCGGTCATCGCCGCCAGCAGCAAGGCTGTCTTTGCGTAATTCATCCACTATACCCCGGAATGACGTTCAGGAGGGATATATGTCCGGAGAGCCGAAGGATAAAGAAGCCAAGACGGCAATGCGGATCGCGGAGGCGGCGACGCGGGCGCTGAAGGAGGCCGAAGCGCGCCGGGCCGCCAACAGGCAGCCGGTGTTGCCAACCGAACTTGGCGGCCGCGACGGACCCGAGCCGACGCGCTACGGCGACTGGGAGAGCAAGGGCGTCGTTTCAGATTTCTGACCTGACGACACAAATGTCTTGGTCACATTTGTCCTGTGGAGCGCCTCCCGATCGCGCGGCGCCTACCCCGCGGAGGTGAAGCTGTTGGCGCATTCTGGGCGCGAAACGACGCCGACGAAGCGGGGCGATTCGGTTGGAACCGCATGGCTGAACTCAGCCGCGATGTTCGACACGCCGGCGCCGATCTCTCTGATAAGGCGCAGGGCGGTCGTCAGTCTGCTCGCGGTGGGAATTTCATTGAGGCTGACGTTATGCCGCTATGGGCGCCGCCGGTAGGGGCGGGTTGTCGGACCGAACGCCCGTGCGGCGCGATTCGACGGGAGTTCCCCGGAGGAAATCAGTTGCGACAGGAAGCTCTCAGCGCTTCGATCGTCAAGTCTTCACCGACGCCGGCCGATCGCGCCGCGTGCGGCCAGGAGATGCTCAGACCCTTGAGGTCGTGCGCGCTGCGATCGCCAAGTGCGACGGTAAGTCCCGGGCGTGTGGGATCGGCGCGTTGCTTTCGTTGGTGAACTCCAGAACCGCATGGCGTCCGGTCCCGCCCGCCGGAAAAAGCGTATTCGCGACGGCGCGGGCCGAAACATATCCGAACAGGTCGACCACGAAGCATTCGGGCGGCTCGACGCCCGGCGGCGACGCCAATCTGGCGGCGTGAAGCGCGGCGACCGATTGGCGGAAGCCCAGATTCGCAGCCGAGCTCCGCGCCATGTTGGGCAAGCGGCGTCGGAGTCCTGCTCTCTTACGCTTAAGCCACCGAAGGATTGGTGGGTGATGTAGGGCTCGAACCTACGACCCGCTGATTAAGAGTCAGCTGCTCTACCACCTGAGCTAATCACCCGCCGGCGCTCGGATAGCGTTTTGATCGGGAAGGCGCAAGCGACTTTTGCCGCCCAGGCCCCGGCGACCCGCGGCTCGGGGGCGACGCCGGTCGCCAGTTCTTAACCAGCATGGCCTTAGGTTCGGCGACGCCCTGCGGATGGATGGCGTCCGGTAAGGAGGTCGGCGAGCGCATGATCCTGATGGTCGACGACGATCCCGCTCAGCGGCGGATGACCGGCGCCATGCTGACGGCGGTGAACCGGCGCTGGATCGAAGCGGAGGGCGGGAGCGCTGCGCTTGACGTCCTGAACGGGCCGCTCGGGCCCCGGGTTTCGCTGGTCCTTCTCGATCTCGCGATGCCGGACCTTGACGGGATGGAGGTCTTGGCCCGGCTTCGTCCGGCGCGCCGCGACCTGCCGGTGATCGCCTTGACCGCGCTCGGCTCAGTCGCTCACGCGGTCGCGGCGATGCGCGCTGGGGCGCAGGATTTCCTGATCAAGCCGGTCGCGCCGGAACGGCTGGAGACGGCGATCCGCGCGGCGTTGAGCCGCGAGGGCGCGGAGCGTTCCCGGCGCCGCGTCTCCGCGCCGCTCGCTATCGACGGCTTCGCCGCGCTCGTCGCCCGCAGCCCGGTCACGAGAGGCGCGATCCGGTTGGCGGCGCGCGCCGCGCGCTCGACGATCCCGGTGCTCATCGAAGGCGAGAGCGGCGTCGGCAAGGAGGTTTTCGCGCGGGCGATCCACGCCGCGTCCGATCGGGCGGCGGGCCCGTTCGTCGCGGTGAACTGCGGCGCGCTGCCGGAGATGCTGGTCGAGTCGATCCTCTTCGGCCATGAGAAAGGCGCTTTCACCGGCGCCGTGGCTCGGCGTATCGGCAAGTTCGAGGAAGCGGATGGCGGCGTTCTCTTCCTCGACGAGATCGGTGATCTGCCGCTCGGCGCGCAGGTCAAGCTGCTTCGCGCGGCGCAGGAGGGCGAGGTCGATCCGGTCGGCGGCGCGCGAACGATTCGGACCGATATCCGCCTGATCTCCGCCACCAACCGCGACCTGGCCGCCGAAGTCGCTGCGGGCCGCTTTCGCGAGGATCTCTTCTACCGGATCGGCGTCTTTCCTGTGACGCTGCCGGCGCTTCGCGAGCGGCGCGAAGACATCGCGCCGCTCGCTGAGCGCTTCGTCGCCCGTTTCGCGGCGCAGGAGCGCAAACCCGTCGTGGGGCTGGATACGGCGGCGCTGGCTTTGCTGACCGCAGCGCAATGGCCG encodes:
- the htpX gene encoding zinc metalloprotease HtpX, whose amino-acid sequence is MNYAKTALLLAAMTGLFLAVGYLLGGAGGALVAFLVALAMNGWAWWNSDKMALRMHNAEPVTRAGAPALYGMVEQLARNAGLPTPKIYIIHSEQPNAFATGRSPETAAVAATTGLIRMLSEDELAGVMAHELAHIRNRDTLIMTVAATIAGAIGFLAQFAFFFRDNRGAGGLIGALLVMILAPIAASVVQMTISRTREYAADRAGAEICGAPLALASALSKIAGVAGRIEMPSAERNPSSAHLFIMNPLTGRGADKLFSTHPNPENRIKALEEMAGRSLGRRTSPATRPARGPWG
- a CDS encoding DUF1674 domain-containing protein, which gives rise to MSGEPKDKEAKTAMRIAEAATRALKEAEARRAANRQPVLPTELGGRDGPEPTRYGDWESKGVVSDF
- a CDS encoding sigma-54-dependent transcriptional regulator, whose translation is MILMVDDDPAQRRMTGAMLTAVNRRWIEAEGGSAALDVLNGPLGPRVSLVLLDLAMPDLDGMEVLARLRPARRDLPVIALTALGSVAHAVAAMRAGAQDFLIKPVAPERLETAIRAALSREGAERSRRRVSAPLAIDGFAALVARSPVTRGAIRLAARAARSTIPVLIEGESGVGKEVFARAIHAASDRAAGPFVAVNCGALPEMLVESILFGHEKGAFTGAVARRIGKFEEADGGVLFLDEIGDLPLGAQVKLLRAAQEGEVDPVGGARTIRTDIRLISATNRDLAAEVAAGRFREDLFYRIGVFPVTLPALRERREDIAPLAERFVARFAAQERKPVVGLDTAALALLTAAQWPGNVRQLENAIHRAVVLSEGALLGAADFSHIGPPAAGGHATRTSERQAFFDEDGHIRPLVEIEAAALEAALTRYGGAMSEAARRLGIGRSTLYRKTRGGTGQA